The DNA window AGCGCTCGTactatattttttaaaaagaaaagaaagaggatgcTGCTGAGTGCTTGGCTGATGAATCATCCATCAATTTTTTGGTGTAAACAAACGCTTTCTCCATCAtaaattattagttattttagcTTTTTTAGATACATACATTTTAATATGCATTTAGACATAACATATATCTAGATAATATTAAAAATTATGCACCTAAAAATatcaaaacgactaataatttggaacAGAGTAAAACCGGAATTAACAATCAAAGTCTAAGCCTGGAAACTGCAGTGATCAAATCGTGCATTATATTCTGAGCAAATGATGGCTAACCGTTGTAACATGTCAAAATTACATAGTTAACACCAATAATCTCACGATAGATCACCCAGCAACTCATCATATCAAAAagacaagaaaagaaaagaaaagaaaaaaacacTCCTCAGCTCGATCAGGCCTACGTGTGATTCTCTGCGGGCCTCTGCACTAGTTATGCGGTTCTACCTCCAAACGATCCTAAATTCTTAACAGACAGACATGCATGCTCATCGATCGACAAATCTGGGACGATGGAACGACGAAGGAAACCCCTAGTCCGGATCTGATcaaggcgcgggcgcgcgcgtcgCTCATGCCGTCGCGTCGGCGTCGGAAGCACCGGCCCCCGATGACGGCGCCGGGGCACCTGCGCTCGGCCCGCCGGCGCCGTACGGTGGCGCGCCAGGGGAGGGCGCGGAGTAGGAGGGGGCGCCCGCCGACGAGCCGTGGCCCCCGaacggcgccgccgcgccgtacgACGGCGCGCCGGCCATGGCGCCCGACTCCGACGGCGGCAGCGCGACCGCGGCGGACATGGAGCCCGAGGCCTCGGTGATGAGGTCCAGCGTGACgcgcaggagcttctcgaactcgaAGCTCTTGGTGATGCAGGCGTTCTTGATGTCGCTGACGGGCGCGTCCTTGCAGGCGTCCTCGCAGGTGGAGGTGCCGCCGAGCGTGGAGGCGAGCCAGGTCTTGACCTCGAGGAACTTGGCGTCGGTGAGGTCGCGGGTGAGCGCGCTGAGGTGCGCCACGGCCTCCTCGATGTCCTCGGAGCAGGTGTCCAGGCACTTGTACAGGACGTTGTCCTTGATGCCGTTGAGCTCGTGGTGCGCGAACGCCGTCACCGTCATGCCCACCTCCGCGGTCACGTACACGGACAGCTCCGCCAGCCgccgcggcgtcggcgtcgccgTCTGGCACTCGGGGTTGTCCTTGAGCGCCTGCAGGCACACCTTGGGGAACAGCGTCTTGTTGCACGCCTCGTGGATGGTGCCGGCCTCCGGGGTGGTCCGCACGGCCGGCGCGGTggagacgaggaggaggaggaagaagaggtgcGCGACGACGGGGCGAGCCATGTCCATGGCGCGTCGCGGCGGCCGGGATCGGACGGGGacggtgtgtgtgtgtgtgtgtgtggtccCTCTTCCGGCGCGGTGGCGGTTCTTTCTTAGCTTGGCGGTGGTAATCTGAGAGGAAGGGAGGCGCCTGCACGGGCTTATATATACCCTCCGTGAGCTCTTGCAGGTGGCCGAGTTTTCCTCCATGGCCAGGGACCTCTTCTCTCCCTGCAGCTGCAGGCATGGCTTGCCGCCGGTGTAGGAGAGTGGAATGTGCCTTCCGCGACAGATGTCGTGTCGTCGGCTGAAGATCTGTGGCTCAGAATTGATAGGACAGGGTTTTACATGGTCACTGCCAAATTGGGAGTAGCTTGCTAGCTATGCGCCGACCACAAGACCAAATTAAACGACTAATAACCCGGCTAACCTCTGTTCTTTTTATTTGTCACTGCTTAGCGCATCTACAAAATCGTTTTGACCGTTGTAACATTTTCCTACTTTTCGTAACTTTATGTCTTGAAGGAAGCAGATATAAGCAATGTTCATTGGCATGTGGCATAAGAGGGATTTTATTGTCATGCATTTTTATAGTTGTTAGTAATATGTTTTGGCAGATAAGTTACCACTAAAAGTCATTCTTATATTCTTTGTCGGCCTTGTAGTAAATTCACACATTCTAGGTACTTCTGTTCCACAAGTTTTAGCAACCTAGCTACATCACAAAGATCGACGTGCTCACTAGAAAATATATGTGTTCATTAGTAGAATGTTTTCGAATACAGTATTATGCTAAAAAAATATTTATGGGTGATGTATACTAGGCGTGAAAACAGAGCGCAGTGAGATCACTAAAGGAGATGGAGGATGGCATGAGAGACTGTATGTGTGGTGTGGTGTCATGAAAGCACTTAAAGATTCACTAAAGGAGATAACTAGCGCATATCTGTTGTAAAGGAAAAAGAACACACACACTAACTTCTAACTAAACTCTCTAGGAACAAAGTCCATGCAGGATAATATAATATTGGAAAATGTGTTTTCAAAAGTCCATTTCTTATACATTGCAGATGACTTTTATGTAAGAACCGTCTAAGATGTATATAATTATCACAAACCAATTTTTCTTAAACAAACTATCTACAACATATTACACACAGTTTCTTTCTGTCTATGGTCCCGCATAAGATGTATGCAGCCATCCTTGTTGTCTTTCCTTCCTATTAAGCATAAAGGTTACCTTAGCGTCCTACAAAAACCTgccttccctccctctctctcagtGTCAGCTATGACCAgggcccacgcgtcatctcctccaTCTGAACACGCCTACAACTGTTTCCCACCTTACACAGATAAGGCCACCTCAGACTGTTTGCACGCATACCAAGATGCCTATCTTAATCTAAGGCTTTGGTTTGGATACTGACAAGATCACGTTAGGGCAAGTACATTGGTCTAGTCTAGTAGACGGTCTCATGCATAATTTTGAGATGACGTAACAGACTAGGTTGTCTTATAAGTTATCTCATagtaaatatataattttataatttatgTATAGAAAAATAAAATATCGTGAGTTATATGGCAACAACACTTCGTACAATGGTGAGAAAGTGGTCTCATAGTTCTAAATTTTAGCCTATGAGGCGGTTGTCTCGTAAAACAACCACCTTGTTCTCTCTCTCCGTCACCTAATAAAAATTCTACATGGACTTGCATGAGACGACCTATAAGACCGCTAATGTGTAGCAATGTACTTGCATTTAGATTGTTTGGCGCGCGCACCAAGATATTTGTCTCAATCTAGGCTTCAATTCGAATACTTTGTAATTCCCTCTCCGATCCATTCGCATTGGGAGGGATTGAGGGGAAATTAGTTTATTTTTCACTTCAATCCACAAGGATGTGGTCCACAATTTTTGACATACCTTATTTGCCCTTGATGTATGAGTGACACATAGACAATGGTAAATAATGGATAAGAAAAATTAAAATGGTATCAAAGGATGTAAAACAATCGTGGCCTAGACATATGACTGACACTAACCTCCGACATGAGCAGCTCCATGGTTACTCCTACCATATATACATGAGCTAATTAAGGGTTTGAGTTTGCAAAGATGCTTCTAATTATGTGAAAATATAATTTATGAATGGGTTTTacaaaaaatttaaaaatattaGTTCGGTATCAAATCTAAAAATCTTGAAAAGGATTTGCCTCCCATAAATGTAGTTGTACACTTCAGGATTCATGTTCGCATTAATTATTTAAGCAATTCGAAGATATCCTATATCTTtgaaactttataaatacacccATAGCTTCCACCAGCATACATATATGTATAAATAAAGGAAGATGAGGTGGTTTCGGTGAAATCGTATTCCTACTCATGGTGGTGGATCCCTCTTGCCAAAAGGTGAGAAAGAGTAAATCTTAACTCAATCCTCTCTAGATTTGTTCTCCATGTGTCTCCAAGATTGTCATCATCTTGGTGTTTTTATCAATGAAGGTTGTTTGTTCTTTGAACCGAAACA is part of the Panicum hallii strain FIL2 chromosome 2, PHallii_v3.1, whole genome shotgun sequence genome and encodes:
- the LOC112880798 gene encoding pectinesterase inhibitor-like, giving the protein MDMARPVVAHLFFLLLLVSTAPAVRTTPEAGTIHEACNKTLFPKVCLQALKDNPECQTATPTPRRLAELSVYVTAEVGMTVTAFAHHELNGIKDNVLYKCLDTCSEDIEEAVAHLSALTRDLTDAKFLEVKTWLASTLGGTSTCEDACKDAPVSDIKNACITKSFEFEKLLRVTLDLITEASGSMSAAVALPPSESGAMAGAPSYGAAAPFGGHGSSAGAPSYSAPSPGAPPYGAGGPSAGAPAPSSGAGASDADATA